In Paraglaciecola sp. T6c, the sequence CCCTTCCACCACAACGGTATCTTTTTTAAACTTACTCGACTGAGGTTTTTTAGGTTTAATCCGTGGATCAATTTCGGTTGGTGGCACATGCAGTTGCTGCAGATAATGCACCACTTGCATTAAGCGAATATCTCCCGCACCAATTGCTGCATACAAATCGTCTACTGTATGCATGTTATAGCGGGTACATGCCTGTGCAATGTCTTTGCTGTCAATACCGGCTTTTTGCAATTCTCGCTCAAATATTTCTTTACCCGCGGCTAAGTTTTTATCTCTGTCTTGCTTCTTAAAATAGGTATGAATTTTCGCCCTGGCACGGGATGAATGAACGTAACCAAGTCCAGGGTGCATCCAGTCGCGGCTGGGGTTGAGCTGCTTACCGGTCAAAATATCGACCTGATCACCCGTACGTAATTCGTAGGTAAATGGCACTATACGCCCACCCACTTTCGCCCCAATACACCTGTGCCCCACATTACTGTGAATATAATAAGCGAAGTCTAATGGGGTAGAACCAAGTGGTAAATCGACAACATCGCCTTTGGGCGTAAAAACATAAACACGATCATCGAATACCTGACTACGCAATTCCTCGACTAAGTCGCCGGATTCAGCTACTTCTTCTTGCCATAACAGGATTTTACGCAACCAGTTGATACGCTCTTCATAACCTGAGCGGCTGCTACTTGTACCTTCTTTGTAGCGCCAGTGAGCAGCAACACCTAGCTCTGCGTCTTGATGCATTTGCGCTGTGCGAATTTGTATCTCAATGGTCTTATCTTCTTTACCTAGCGCCACGGTATGAATCGATTGATAACCATTGGGTTTTGGCGTTGCGATATAATCGTCAAATTCACGGGGTATATGCTGCCAATTGGAGTGCACTACACCTAATGCCCCGTAACAGTCTTGTAATCGATCGGCGATCACCCGCACGGCACGAATATCAAATAACTGCTCAAAGCTAAGGTGCTTCTTCTGCATCTTTTTCCAGATGCTGTAGATATGCTTAGGTCGCCCGTACACTTTCGCCTTGATATGCTGTGCATCTAACGCTGCCTGCAATTCCTCTACGAAATCTTCAATATATTGTTGACGGTCTGTGCGTCGCTCATCCAATAAATTGGCTATTTGCATGTATGTTTCTGGGCGCAGATACCGAAACGAGAGGTCTTCAAGCTCCCATTTCAATTGTCCTATCCCCAATCGGTTGGCCAGTGGTGCGTAAATATTGGAGCATTCACGAGCGACTAAAACCCGAGTTTCTTCGTCCTCATTTTTAACTTGTTGTAAGGCGCAAATTCGCTCAGCCAGTTTAATGACGACGGCTCTCACATCTTCGACCATAGCCAGCAGCATGCGTCGTACGTTATCTATTTGCTCTTCATCATTTTTACGAGCGCTGTTGGCTCTAGTATGTAAAGACTTGATGGCGTCCATACGCCTAACGCCAGTAATGAGCTTCTGAATGCCCGTACCGAAACGCTCTTCAATTTGCTCTTCAGTTAATTCATGAGTTTGGCAATAGGGGTAGACAAGCGACGCTTGAAGCGTCTCATCATCCATGTGTAATTCATGCAGAATTTCCACCATTTCTTGACCCACAAGCAATATCTCTGGGGTGTCGGACACTTCCCGTAATTTATGCTTACACACATCAGAAAGGGACAGTGAATCTAACCATTCATCGAAAGGGGGCCGTTTGGACTCATGAACTTTACGGATAGCAACCATAACGTATCCTTGTATTCAGTAACGTTAACACCCACGCGCGTGCCTAGGCTGAAAAAATGATAAATATATACAGTAAATGCGCCAACTTTACCGAACCGGAAAAGTCCTATGATAACTGGGGCGAACTTATCGTATTCGCTGCATTACTGCCGGTGCGCAGTTGAAAATTGCCGACAACGATGCCTAATACTAGCAAAAATATACTCTCATTAATGTAA encodes:
- the relA gene encoding GTP diphosphokinase produces the protein MVAIRKVHESKRPPFDEWLDSLSLSDVCKHKLREVSDTPEILLVGQEMVEILHELHMDDETLQASLVYPYCQTHELTEEQIEERFGTGIQKLITGVRRMDAIKSLHTRANSARKNDEEQIDNVRRMLLAMVEDVRAVVIKLAERICALQQVKNEDEETRVLVARECSNIYAPLANRLGIGQLKWELEDLSFRYLRPETYMQIANLLDERRTDRQQYIEDFVEELQAALDAQHIKAKVYGRPKHIYSIWKKMQKKHLSFEQLFDIRAVRVIADRLQDCYGALGVVHSNWQHIPREFDDYIATPKPNGYQSIHTVALGKEDKTIEIQIRTAQMHQDAELGVAAHWRYKEGTSSSRSGYEERINWLRKILLWQEEVAESGDLVEELRSQVFDDRVYVFTPKGDVVDLPLGSTPLDFAYYIHSNVGHRCIGAKVGGRIVPFTYELRTGDQVDILTGKQLNPSRDWMHPGLGYVHSSRARAKIHTYFKKQDRDKNLAAGKEIFERELQKAGIDSKDIAQACTRYNMHTVDDLYAAIGAGDIRLMQVVHYLQQLHVPPTEIDPRIKPKKPQSSKFKKDTVVVEGVGNLMTQIAGCCQPLPGETIQGYITQGRGVSVHREDCEQLSHLLEQHPEREIDVDWASNINASFQTYIQVFCSDRDGLLRDITTVLANEKAGLLGVNSASDVKFGLARISLRLELKDLQGLSRVISRIEGIKGVSMVQRTDN